One region of uncultured Desulfovibrio sp. genomic DNA includes:
- a CDS encoding NAD-dependent epimerase translates to MHVLVTGAAGFIGYHLSQRLLADGHSVVGVDNCNDYYDVQLKKDRLAQLAAMPEAQRFRFELLDMADGPAMTALFAREGFTHVVNLAAQAGVRYSLQNPESYLNANLLGFGHILEGCRQNKVGHLLFASSSSVYGMNTARPYSVHHNVDHPVSLYAATKKSNELMAHSYSHLFRIPCTGLRFFTVYGPWGRPDMALHLFTTAIVRGEPIKVFNEGRMRRDFTYIDDIIEGVVRLLPLAPQPDPDFDPANPNPASSSAPWRIYNIGNNNTVELNDFISTLEDALGMKARKELLPMQPGDVESTWANIDDLTAATGFAPSTPLSEGIARFVAWYKEYYKI, encoded by the coding sequence ATGCATGTTCTGGTAACAGGCGCAGCGGGCTTTATTGGATACCATCTTTCCCAACGGCTTCTGGCCGATGGGCACAGCGTGGTGGGCGTTGATAATTGCAACGACTATTACGATGTGCAACTAAAAAAAGACCGTCTGGCCCAACTTGCCGCCATGCCGGAGGCGCAGCGCTTCCGCTTTGAACTTTTGGACATGGCCGATGGCCCGGCAATGACCGCCCTGTTTGCCCGCGAAGGATTTACCCATGTGGTCAACCTTGCGGCGCAGGCTGGCGTGCGCTACAGCCTCCAGAACCCGGAATCGTACCTCAATGCCAACCTGCTGGGCTTTGGGCATATTCTTGAAGGTTGCCGCCAGAACAAGGTGGGGCATCTGCTTTTTGCCTCGTCTTCTTCCGTGTATGGCATGAATACCGCACGGCCCTACAGTGTGCACCATAATGTTGACCACCCGGTCAGCCTGTACGCCGCCACCAAGAAAAGCAACGAACTGATGGCCCATTCCTACAGCCATCTGTTCCGCATTCCCTGCACGGGATTGCGCTTCTTTACGGTATACGGCCCCTGGGGCAGGCCGGATATGGCCCTGCACCTGTTCACCACCGCCATTGTGCGCGGCGAACCCATCAAAGTGTTCAACGAGGGGCGCATGCGCCGCGATTTTACCTATATCGACGACATCATCGAGGGCGTGGTGCGTTTGCTGCCGCTGGCCCCGCAGCCCGACCCGGACTTTGACCCCGCAAATCCCAACCCCGCCAGCAGCTCCGCACCCTGGCGCATCTACAACATAGGCAACAACAATACGGTGGAACTCAACGATTTCATCAGCACCCTTGAAGACGCCCTTGGCATGAAGGCCCGCAAGGAACTTCTGCCCATGCAACCGGGCGATGTTGAATCCACCTGGGCCAATATTGACGACCTCACCGCCGCCACCGGCTTTGCCCCTTCCACGCCTCTCAGCGAGGGTATAGCCCGCTTTGTGGCCTGGTACAAAGAGTATTATAAAATATGA
- a CDS encoding helix-turn-helix domain-containing protein yields the protein MSIPIPGKPVRGSRSGVPLMALFDLLGKRWAMGVIWQLRKGPATFRGLQEACESISPAVLNSRLKELREAKLVCTTNDGYALTGMGVELSLLLEPFGAWAITWAMEVAPEEAERWSELLSKRLA from the coding sequence ATGAGCATACCCATACCAGGTAAACCTGTTCGAGGTTCCCGCAGCGGCGTGCCGCTCATGGCGCTGTTTGACCTGCTGGGCAAACGGTGGGCCATGGGCGTTATCTGGCAACTGCGCAAGGGCCCGGCCACATTCCGCGGCTTGCAGGAGGCCTGCGAATCCATATCCCCAGCGGTACTCAACAGCCGCTTGAAAGAACTGCGCGAGGCAAAACTCGTGTGCACCACCAATGACGGCTATGCTCTGACAGGCATGGGTGTGGAGTTGAGCCTTCTTCTGGAGCCATTTGGAGCCTGGGCCATTACCTGGGCTATGGAAGTGGCCCCGGAGGAGGCCGAACGCTGGAGCGAACTGCTCAGCAAAAGGCTCGCGTAG
- a CDS encoding cobyrinate a,c-diamide synthase has product MLKPQPSIPGLVIGGTGSNAGKTTFTLSLLCALHARGLMARAAKTGPDYIDAAFHAALTGQPAANLDTWMCREATPSPAEHPLPAGRIPKGLGRVFERMSASCCQHEDADDAKAGTNPSAKPDLLVVEGAMGLFDGGHRGAGSTAHLASLLGLPVLLVLNAGGMGQSIAALAEGFLHHRPAWAGGLPVRFLGMVCTHVGSARHADLLRQSLTPLAKSARVPLLGLLPRQGAPELPSRHLGLVEAREALPAVDRQALTQWVEQHCDLNRMLKLAGVQTSQRAVDADKSGAAMPEVARQARLSEAHEPPSDRFFPLSDAQTQHPPRPHRKRWLVVGLAWDEAFSFCYADLPAVLHDLGAHVVAFSPLRDAAPPAECSGLYFPGGYPELHAPRLAANTAMRAALHGLAAQGMPMYGECGGYIYLMQSVQIAGQDHAMSGLLPRNCALGASKAALGYRAAQAAPDWPALKRPAARPLWVRGHEFHYAQEEEIPLPTPCRPLWKLYDSHGRFLRDEGCRLGSVAGSWLHCYPEGSRRFWRAWLRTCAAYFSDTRP; this is encoded by the coding sequence ATGCTCAAGCCGCAGCCGAGCATACCCGGCCTTGTCATAGGCGGCACGGGCAGTAATGCGGGCAAAACGACCTTTACCCTGTCCCTGCTCTGCGCCCTGCACGCTCGCGGGCTCATGGCCCGCGCGGCCAAGACCGGGCCGGACTATATTGATGCTGCCTTTCATGCGGCGCTGACAGGCCAGCCCGCAGCCAATCTGGACACATGGATGTGCCGGGAAGCCACGCCGTCCCCTGCTGAACACCCCCTGCCCGCTGGGCGCATCCCCAAAGGGTTGGGACGCGTTTTTGAACGCATGTCCGCAAGTTGTTGCCAGCATGAGGACGCGGACGATGCAAAGGCCGGAACAAATCCTTCCGCCAAGCCAGACCTGCTGGTGGTGGAAGGGGCCATGGGTCTCTTTGACGGAGGGCACCGTGGCGCGGGCAGCACTGCGCATCTGGCCTCCCTGCTGGGTCTGCCTGTGCTGCTGGTACTCAACGCAGGCGGTATGGGGCAGTCCATTGCCGCGCTGGCAGAGGGCTTCCTGCATCACCGTCCCGCATGGGCTGGCGGCCTGCCTGTCCGTTTTCTTGGCATGGTGTGCACCCATGTGGGCAGCGCCCGCCACGCCGACCTGCTGCGCCAGTCATTGACGCCCTTGGCAAAGAGCGCTCGCGTGCCCCTCTTGGGCCTGCTGCCCCGGCAGGGGGCACCGGAACTTCCCTCCCGCCATCTGGGGCTAGTGGAAGCGCGCGAGGCCCTGCCTGCGGTGGACAGACAAGCGCTGACCCAATGGGTTGAGCAACACTGCGACCTGAACCGCATGCTCAAACTGGCGGGAGTGCAGACGTCACAAAGGGCAGTCGATGCAGACAAGTCCGGGGCGGCAATGCCGGAAGTTGCACGGCAAGCGCGATTATCCGAGGCACATGAACCGCCGTCGGACAGATTTTTTCCCCTTTCAGACGCACAAACGCAGCACCCACCCCGCCCCCACCGCAAGCGCTGGCTTGTTGTGGGCCTAGCATGGGATGAGGCTTTCAGCTTTTGTTATGCGGATCTGCCTGCCGTGCTGCACGATCTTGGGGCGCATGTTGTCGCTTTTTCTCCACTGCGGGATGCCGCGCCGCCAGCCGAATGTTCTGGCCTGTACTTTCCCGGCGGCTACCCGGAACTGCATGCCCCCCGGCTCGCGGCCAACACGGCCATGCGCGCAGCCCTCCACGGGCTGGCTGCACAGGGCATGCCCATGTACGGCGAGTGCGGGGGCTATATCTATCTCATGCAGTCCGTGCAGATTGCAGGGCAAGACCACGCCATGAGCGGCCTCTTGCCGCGCAACTGCGCACTTGGCGCAAGCAAGGCTGCTCTGGGCTACCGGGCCGCGCAAGCCGCGCCTGATTGGCCCGCGCTTAAACGACCTGCCGCCCGTCCCCTGTGGGTGCGCGGACACGAATTTCACTATGCGCAGGAAGAAGAAATACCCCTGCCCACTCCATGCCGTCCCCTGTGGAAGCTCTATGACAGCCATGGCCGTTTTTTACGGGACGAAGGCTGCCGCCTCGGATCTGTCGCCGGATCATGGCTTCACTGCTATCCCGAAGGCTCCCGCCGCTTCTGGCGCGCATGGCTGCGCACTTGCGCCGCCTACTTTTCAGACACACGCCCCTGA
- a CDS encoding peptidase U32 family protein — protein MNDTFSTSADHLSISAPTPARPEILAPAGDAPSFLAALAAGADAIYLGLKHFSARMQAENFGLTELSRLTDLAHAENARVYVAMNTLVKPNEPAQAYRLAARLARQVRPDGLIVQDLAMLDLARQAGFEGGLYLSTLANLTHPESLVQAKKLGANRVILPRELSIDEIRTMGEACPEGLDLECFVHGALCYCVSGRCYWSSYMGGKSGLRGRCVQPCRRVYRQGGPAAIALVRNAEREEQDRMRQEQSRMDIARKNRTGRDGRGKADDRRNESFDAPRRPSSRGQIRGKEHNGRWFSCLDLSLDVLAKTLLNIPHLVSWKIEGRKKGPHYVYHVVTAYRMLRDNPGDAQARKAAEEILQMSLGRPSSRARFLPQKDHTIPTMPDGQTSSGLLAGKIRIEPEGGITLKPFFELLPQDYLRVGVEDERWHATMPVTRRIPKGGSLTLRLPKHKTPKAGTPVFLIDRREPELMRIIKSWQARLEAMPSRPSKAVESDPRLPKPIKAKTRPDMYVRSSVPHGKETRTGRSQLQALWLSARSADLSRTVAPRMCWWLPPVIWPDEEETIRRSIGRLWRDGARHFVCNAPWQRGLFPEQLEENADLLAGPFCNAANASALGILASMGFSGAFVSPELAREDMLALPAQSPLPLGVVLSGYWPVGISRFGMLGVKPNEPFLSPMGEPFWARQYGGNIWIYPGWPLDITAKRQELLSAGYGFFAHMQENPPASVPEMRRKSLFNWEGDLL, from the coding sequence ATGAACGACACTTTCTCCACATCTGCGGATCATCTGAGCATATCCGCCCCCACGCCCGCCCGGCCCGAAATTCTGGCTCCGGCGGGCGACGCGCCTTCATTCCTGGCCGCTCTTGCCGCCGGGGCAGACGCCATCTATCTGGGCCTCAAACATTTTTCTGCCCGCATGCAGGCAGAAAACTTTGGCCTGACGGAACTTTCGCGCCTGACAGACCTTGCCCATGCGGAAAACGCCCGCGTTTACGTGGCCATGAATACCCTGGTCAAGCCCAACGAGCCAGCACAGGCCTATCGGCTGGCGGCGCGCCTTGCCCGTCAGGTCAGGCCCGACGGGCTTATCGTGCAGGATCTGGCCATGCTGGATCTGGCGCGCCAGGCTGGTTTTGAGGGCGGGCTTTATCTTTCCACCCTTGCCAACCTCACCCATCCGGAAAGCCTTGTGCAGGCCAAGAAACTCGGCGCCAACCGCGTTATCCTGCCGCGCGAGCTTTCCATTGATGAAATCCGCACCATGGGCGAGGCCTGCCCCGAAGGCCTTGACCTTGAATGTTTTGTTCACGGCGCGCTCTGCTACTGCGTTTCGGGCCGTTGCTACTGGTCGAGCTACATGGGCGGCAAAAGCGGCCTGCGTGGCCGCTGCGTACAGCCTTGCCGCCGCGTGTACCGCCAGGGCGGCCCTGCGGCCATTGCCCTTGTGCGCAATGCGGAACGTGAGGAACAGGACCGCATGCGCCAGGAACAGTCGCGCATGGACATTGCCCGCAAAAACCGCACCGGGCGTGATGGGCGTGGCAAGGCCGACGACCGCCGCAACGAATCTTTTGACGCGCCCCGCCGCCCAAGCTCACGCGGGCAGATACGCGGCAAGGAGCACAACGGGCGCTGGTTCTCCTGCCTCGACCTTTCGCTGGATGTGCTGGCAAAAACCCTGCTGAATATCCCCCACCTTGTGTCGTGGAAGATCGAAGGCCGCAAGAAAGGTCCGCACTACGTGTACCACGTGGTCACGGCCTACCGCATGCTGCGTGACAACCCCGGTGATGCGCAGGCCCGCAAGGCTGCGGAAGAAATTTTGCAGATGTCGCTGGGGCGACCCTCATCCCGCGCGCGCTTTTTGCCGCAGAAGGACCATACCATCCCCACAATGCCGGACGGTCAGACCAGTTCCGGCCTGCTGGCGGGCAAAATTCGCATTGAACCAGAAGGCGGCATAACGCTCAAGCCCTTCTTTGAACTACTGCCGCAGGATTACCTGCGCGTGGGCGTTGAAGACGAGCGCTGGCATGCCACCATGCCCGTAACCCGGCGTATTCCCAAGGGCGGCAGCCTTACCCTGCGCCTGCCCAAGCACAAGACGCCCAAGGCTGGTACGCCCGTTTTTCTTATAGACCGGCGCGAACCCGAGCTTATGCGCATCATCAAAAGCTGGCAGGCGCGCCTTGAGGCCATGCCCTCCCGCCCCAGCAAGGCCGTGGAAAGCGATCCGCGTCTGCCCAAGCCCATCAAGGCCAAAACCCGGCCCGACATGTACGTGCGCTCGAGCGTGCCCCATGGCAAGGAGACACGCACCGGCCGCAGCCAGTTGCAGGCCCTCTGGCTTTCGGCACGCAGCGCCGATCTTTCGCGCACGGTTGCTCCGCGCATGTGCTGGTGGCTGCCGCCGGTTATCTGGCCTGACGAAGAAGAAACCATCCGGCGCTCCATCGGGCGGCTGTGGCGTGACGGCGCGCGACATTTTGTGTGCAACGCTCCGTGGCAGCGCGGATTGTTCCCCGAACAGCTTGAAGAAAACGCCGACCTGTTAGCCGGGCCTTTCTGTAACGCGGCCAATGCCTCGGCCCTTGGCATACTTGCCAGTATGGGATTTTCGGGCGCGTTTGTAAGCCCTGAACTGGCGCGGGAGGACATGCTGGCCCTGCCCGCGCAAAGCCCCCTGCCGCTTGGCGTGGTGCTTTCCGGTTACTGGCCCGTGGGCATCAGCCGTTTCGGCATGTTGGGCGTCAAACCCAACGAGCCATTCCTCAGCCCCATGGGCGAACCATTCTGGGCGCGGCAGTACGGCGGCAACATCTGGATTTATCCCGGCTGGCCCTTGGATATCACCGCCAAAAGGCAGGAACTGCTCTCGGCGGGATACGGTTTCTTTGCGCACATGCAGGAAAATCCGCCGGCCTCTGTGCCTGAAATGCGGCGCAAGAGCCTGTTCAACTGGGAAGGGGATCTGCTGTAG
- a CDS encoding precorrin-8X methylmutase, with product MVHNPTDKISVDLDPACTPAEIESRSFAIIDAEIPEPRTFDGPLWQVARRCVHTLGDTDIVDDLRLSALGLEAGVTALLAGCTVYTDTRMAAAGLPMRRLDPLGVTVTPLMALPGLAELAASRGTTRSRAGLESIAQNMGGNIVVIGNAPTALLGLLDVLAQGAQPPALIVGMPVGFVNAAQSKELLRQSPWPHFTLLGRKGGSAVAAACINALADIALARRGLTQVAAL from the coding sequence ATGGTTCACAACCCCACAGACAAAATCAGTGTTGATCTTGACCCGGCCTGCACCCCAGCCGAAATCGAAAGCCGCTCTTTCGCCATCATAGATGCGGAAATTCCTGAACCGCGAACCTTTGATGGCCCGCTCTGGCAAGTGGCCCGCCGCTGTGTCCACACCCTTGGCGATACGGATATCGTGGACGACCTGCGGCTGAGCGCCCTTGGCCTTGAAGCTGGCGTGACCGCCTTGCTCGCGGGCTGCACCGTGTATACCGACACCCGCATGGCCGCCGCTGGCCTGCCCATGCGCCGCCTTGATCCGCTGGGGGTAACAGTGACGCCTCTCATGGCACTGCCCGGCCTTGCGGAGCTTGCCGCCAGCCGGGGCACCACACGCTCCCGCGCCGGACTTGAGAGCATTGCGCAGAACATGGGCGGCAACATTGTGGTCATCGGCAACGCGCCCACGGCCCTGCTGGGCCTTCTGGACGTGCTTGCGCAGGGCGCGCAGCCGCCTGCCCTCATAGTGGGCATGCCTGTGGGCTTTGTGAACGCGGCGCAGTCAAAGGAACTTCTGCGACAAAGCCCCTGGCCCCACTTTACCTTGCTGGGCCGTAAGGGCGGCTCCGCTGTGGCGGCGGCCTGCATCAACGCGCTGGCTGACATAGCCCTTGCGCGGCGCGGCCTCACGCAGGTTGCGGCTCTTTAG
- a CDS encoding tautomerase family protein has protein sequence MPVITIAMHSTTEEVKKNLIEGLTAAAVAATSVPQEKFVVFVEEYATDAIGLGGRTLKAIKAAQQ, from the coding sequence ATGCCCGTCATCACCATAGCCATGCACAGCACAACGGAAGAAGTGAAGAAGAACCTGATTGAAGGCCTGACCGCAGCCGCAGTGGCGGCAACGTCCGTTCCGCAGGAAAAGTTTGTGGTATTTGTTGAGGAATACGCAACCGATGCCATCGGTCTGGGAGGCCGGACGCTCAAGGCCATCAAGGCTGCGCAGCAATAG
- a CDS encoding Eco57I restriction-modification methylase domain-containing protein, producing MHTDEPSYSARQLFPRGLEQPEGSLRFGADALLLAAFAARHVESLNAPRQVHLTAAELGCGCGAALLGLALRCPGITGLGLDREAPLVRAAAANAVGLGLTDRLRFAEADLADKKLLAEQADATRVSHAGKFDLVLANPPYGVAGRPSPRHMRERALRGAQGEENREYVLQLFCRAAAALLRHQGCFCCIYDASALPQLCTALNDAGLGLRLLLPVRTHRTKPALRILALARKNAAHETVIEAPLTLHTGASVNGSPETSSGVMGCGKGGPRWSAQALRFCPWLA from the coding sequence ATGCACACGGATGAACCATCTTACAGCGCCCGACAGCTTTTTCCACGCGGGCTGGAGCAGCCGGAGGGCAGTCTGCGCTTTGGCGCGGACGCGCTCCTGCTGGCTGCCTTTGCCGCCCGGCACGTGGAAAGCCTGAACGCGCCACGTCAGGTGCATCTGACAGCAGCAGAACTTGGCTGCGGCTGCGGGGCTGCCCTGCTGGGGCTGGCCTTGCGTTGCCCTGGCATTACCGGGCTGGGGCTGGACAGGGAAGCGCCGCTTGTGCGGGCCGCCGCTGCCAATGCCGTGGGCCTTGGCTTGACAGACAGGCTGCGCTTTGCCGAAGCTGATCTGGCCGACAAAAAGCTCTTGGCAGAGCAGGCAGACGCAACAAGAGTCAGCCATGCCGGAAAGTTTGATCTGGTTCTGGCAAACCCGCCCTATGGAGTAGCCGGGAGGCCCTCGCCCCGCCATATGCGCGAACGGGCACTGCGTGGCGCACAGGGCGAGGAAAATCGGGAATACGTGCTCCAGCTATTCTGCCGAGCTGCGGCAGCTCTGCTGCGGCACCAGGGCTGTTTTTGCTGCATCTATGATGCCTCGGCCTTGCCGCAATTGTGCACGGCCTTGAACGATGCGGGCCTTGGCCTGCGCCTCCTGCTGCCCGTACGGACGCACAGGACAAAACCCGCTTTGCGGATTCTCGCGCTGGCCCGCAAGAATGCCGCACACGAAACCGTGATTGAAGCGCCGCTGACGCTGCACACCGGGGCATCCGTCAATGGCAGCCCTGAAACCAGTAGTGGAGTCATGGGTTGCGGCAAGGGCGGGCCTCGGTGGTCTGCACAGGCCTTACGCTTCTGCCCCTGGTTGGCCTGA